One genomic segment of Mangifera indica cultivar Alphonso chromosome 6, CATAS_Mindica_2.1, whole genome shotgun sequence includes these proteins:
- the LOC123217936 gene encoding protein TRANSPORT INHIBITOR RESPONSE 1-like, producing the protein MIMESMRKKESPSSVVSTQFPDEVLERVFALLTSHKDRSSVSLVCKDWYNAERWSRTHVFIGNCYSVSPEILARRFPNIRSVTLKGKPRFSDFNLVPQNWGADIHAWLVAFADKYPFLEELRLKRMTVSDESLEYVAANFQNFKVLSLLSCDGFSTDGLAAIATHCKNLTELDIQENGVEDKSGSWLSCFPESFTSLEVLNFANMSAEVNFDALERLVSRCKSLKALKVNKSISLEQLQRLLVCAPQLVELGTGSFSQDLTTRHYAELENAFNNCKNIQTLSGLWEATALYLPVLYPASANLTFLNLSYAALQSGDLAKLLVHCPSLWRLWVLDTVEDKGLEAVGSYCPLLEELRVFPADPFDEEIIHGVTEEGFVAVSFGCRRLHYVLYFCRQMTNAAVATIVQNCPDFTHFRLCIMNPGQPDYVTNDPMDEAFGAVVKTCTKLRRLSVSGLLTDLTFEYIGTYAKNLETLSVAFAGSSDWGMQCVLGGCPKLRKLEIRDCPFGNKALLSGLEKYESMRSLWMSACNVTMNGCRLLAREMPRLNVEVMKEDGSDDSQADKVYVYRSVAGPRRDAPPSVLTL; encoded by the exons ATGATAATGGAGTCGATGAGGAAAAAGGAATCTCCGAGCTCTGTCGTGTCAACTCAGTTCCCAGACGAGGTACTCGAGCGAGTGTTCGCTCTCTTAACTTCACACAAAGATCGAAGCTCAGTCTCTTTGGTTTGTAAAGACTGGTACAACGCGGAACGCTGGTCCAGGACTCATGTGTTTATCGGTAACTGTTACTCGGTTTCGCCGGAAATTCTGGCTCGCCGGTTCCCTAACATTCGCAGCGTCACTCTGAAAGGAAAGCCGAGATTCtcggatttcaatttggtgccACAAAATTGGGGAGCTGATATTCACGCCTGGCTCGTTGCTTTTGCTGATAAATATCCATTCCTTGAGGAACTGAGGTTGAAAAGAATGACCGTTAGTGATGAGAGTTTGGAGTACGTGGCCGCTAATTTCCAGAATTTTAAAGTGCTTTCTCTTCTGAGTTGTGATGGTTTCAGCACTGATGGTCTTGCTGCAATTGCTACACATTGCAa gAATTTGACTGAGCTTGACATCCAGGAGAATGGTGTCGAAGATAAAAGTGGAAGTTGGTTGAGCTGCTTCCCTGAAAGCTTTACATCTTTGGAAGTACTGAACTTCGCCAACATGAGTGCCGAAGTCAATTTTGATGCACTTGAGAGACTTGTCAGTAGGTGCAAATCATTGAAGGCGTTGAAGGTTAACAAAAGTATTTCTTTGGAACAATTACAAAGGCTACTTGTTTGTGCTCCTCAGTTAGTGGAACTTGGCACTGGTTCCTTTTCACAAGATCTCACTACCAGGCATTACGCAGAGCTAGAAAATGCGTTCAACAATTGCAAGAATATACAGACCTTGTCTGGTTTATGGGAAGCAACTGCTTTATATCTCCCAGTTCTATACCCTGCCAGTGCAAACTTGACATTCTTGAATTTAAGCTATGCTGCTTTGCAAAGTGGTGACCTTGCCAAGCTGCTTGTGCATTGTCCAAGTCTTTGGCGCCTTTGG GTCCTGGACACGGTGGAAGACAAAGGGCTTGAGGCTGTTGGTTCCTATTGTCCATTGCTAGAGGAACTCCGTGTTTTCCCTGCCGATCCCTTTGATGAGGAAATTATCCATGGGGTCACTGAAGAAGGGTTTGTTGCTGTGTCTTTTGGCTGTCGGAGACTGCACTATGTCCTTTACTTTTGCAGGCAAATGACTAATGCTGCTGTAGCAACCATTGTACAGAATTGCCCTGATTTCACCCACTTCCGGCTTTGCATAATGAATCCTGGACAACCAGATTATGTGACAAACGACCCCATGGATGAGGCTTTTGGTGCTGTAGTGAAGACTTGCACTAAGCTCCGAAGACTTTCAGTTTCAGGTCTATTAACTGACTTGACATTTGAGTACATTGGGACATATgccaaaaatttggaaaccctttCAGTAGCTTTTGCAGGCAGCAGTGACTGGGGGATGCAGTGTGTACTTGGAGGTTGTCCAAAGTTGAGAAAACTTGAGATAAGGGATTGCCCATTTGGAAATAAGGCTCTGCTCTCAGGTTTGGAGAAATATGAATCCATGAGATCACTTTGGATGTCAGCTTGCAACGTGACAATGAATGGTTGTAGGCTATTGGCAAGGGAGATGCCTAGGTTGAATGTGGAGGTGATGAAGGAAGATGGAAGTGATGACAGTCAGGCTGATAAGGTTTATGTTTACCGCTCTGTTGCCGGGCCAAGAAGGGATGCCCCGCCTTCTGTACTCACTCTCTAA
- the LOC123217937 gene encoding dynein light chain 1, cytoplasmic-like, which produces MLEGKAIVKETDMLQTMQQNALHLAAKALDLYDVTESTEIARFIKKNFDKTYGPGWQCIVGTDFGSFVTHCHGCFIYFGIGSLAIMLFRGVVNQADEANLFPILETVKA; this is translated from the exons ATGTTAGAAGGCAAAGCCATAGTCAAGGAGACTGACATGCTTCAAACAATGCAGCAAAACGCACTTCATTTGGCTGCAAAGGCTCTTGATCTTTATGATGTTACCGAGTCTACTGAAATAGCCCGATTCATAAAGAAG AATTTCGACAAGACATATGGACCTGGATGGCAATGCATTGTGGGGACAGATTTTGGTTCATTTGTGACACACTGCCATGGCTGCTTCATCTACTTTGGCATTGGCAGTCTTGCAATAATGCTTTTCAGGGGTGTGGTAAATCAAGCAGATGAAGCAAACTTGTTTCCAATCTTGGAGACTGTAAAGGCATAG